Genomic window (Cucumis sativus cultivar 9930 chromosome 2, Cucumber_9930_V3, whole genome shotgun sequence):
CTCTCGTTTAATTACTCATATATTTTTAGCCTACATTTTCATCCAATCTTTCACCTACTTTacttttgttgttattgttattacaTCACAattatctcaaattttaacatatttctTAACTCTTATTCGATCTTTCTTTTGTACTTTGATTCTagttattgaaattatatatatgaagtatGAGCTACCCTCGTCCATGGTATGgaaattgttattgattttgttgttattatagtGAATGTTTGATAAGTGGATAATGTGGCTTTAAATATGGCAGATGTTGGATCACATGGGTTGCCCTACGACTAAATAaccattttgaaagttgattgattaaaatgttttttcaaattttgaaaatcttgaggataataatatatttttgttatatataatttataccaATATTTTTTGGACTTTATGAGATGTAAATACTAtgttaaataaacataaacatggaggttgaaataaaataaaaaagagttatTATGATAAGCAAAGGAAAAGTTGTAATGATCAAGTTTATGGAATGTAATACATTGGATTAGGGAGTTTGAATGATTGATTAGGGAGAGCAAAGCCAATCAAATCACTCCATTGATCTCCTAAGCTTCCTTGGATTATATAACCTTCTTTAACTAATTCACCTCTTTTCTCCGATTTGTATACTGCAGCTTTCTTTCCCTCATCTGCAGCTCCTCtagtttcatcattttttccCCAGAGGatgaacaaaaaacaagtttaatcATAATAAGACTTCATCCCaagattaaatttaacattaagATAATGCAAGTaagtttaacaaattaatcCAAACCTGAAGATAAGCTTGTCCCAACCAAAATAGCCAGCTTCAAGAAGGTTTCGTTGTGTGACATTTCTTTGAGATTCTCCTCGTCCAGTCAGAAGAAAAATCTTGAACCCAAGGTGTTTGAGCTTTTTGTATAATCTCAAACTCATTGGCAATGGAGGAGCCAAACCCTTATTCACCCACTCATTGAATGCTGTATTATTATAAGCTTCAGACCTACACAGTTTCCATAacataacattaaaaaaaaaaaaagtatcagAAAACAACAAACTGCACAGAACAGCAACATCAGTCCCCCCTCCTTTTAAGTACTTTTTCATAACtccaaaaatagaaaaatcacAGATTAACCCAAAAccttaattaagttaattatatatccaACAACAGATAGTTCTTTTGGAATCTAGGCATGGGGGGAAACATAAACAAAGCACATCAAAGGGCAGCcttattcaataatatttgtaGGGCTTAGGCCTTTTAGTCAAATAACCACATGACACTACACCCACCCCATACCcccacctcttttttttttctacttttaatcattttgtttccaattctcaaaaaaaatatcaccTTCCTcttagatatttttatttagtttacatttgataatctttaaaatttcgaaagattatatatataaaattataataaattacattaaaacCTTACCCGTATCCATTAACTCTATAATATGGCAAATTGGAAAGCAGTGTCTCATCCACATCAAAAACCCAAGCATTCCTCCCCTTGTCCTTTCTGTTGAATTTGACCGAATTAGCAAAGCTCAACGAGTAATTCACCACCGTTCGAGAGTCCGATAGATATCTATCACTGTTGAAATAGTCTCGGACGAATGCAATGCACGTCCCTGGAACAGACTTCCACGATCCTGCTGCATTCA
Coding sequences:
- the LOC101220282 gene encoding acid phosphatase 1; amino-acid sequence: MASPPSFLSLLLLLNFVITAATISTTNSSTAMLRTYPGKHIVRAKSNPRCESWKFAVEVNAAGSWKSVPGTCIAFVRDYFNSDRYLSDSRTVVNYSLSFANSVKFNRKDKGRNAWVFDVDETLLSNLPYYRVNGYGSEAYNNTAFNEWVNKGLAPPLPMSLRLYKKLKHLGFKIFLLTGRGESQRNVTQRNLLEAGYFGWDKLIFRGAADEGKKAAVYKSEKRGELVKEGYIIQGSLGDQWSDLIGFALPNQSFKLPNPMYYIP